The Mya arenaria isolate MELC-2E11 chromosome 16, ASM2691426v1 genome includes a window with the following:
- the LOC128222331 gene encoding CD109 antigen-like, producing the protein MHRDGSFSAFGESDLSGSTWLTAFVLKCFGQARSIVKVDDQVLSRSMVWLLGQQDQDGSFREPGTSMRWVDQSGTQTGVSHTAFILTAMLENRGFKLVADSRLNNAITKAMHYLEAQINDPHDMYTVAVLCYAIAKSGSSISPSCFNKLQTGAFNQGDKTYWQHSRMVNKRANSRMAPSRAPSRDIEATSYALLTYSELGKLNEGRKVVNWLVSQRNPSGGFASTQDTVVSLQALSEFAARFPMNPSSFPNYGLHLNTTGNNFVHEYQITPATYDTTYSFEVPSNVPSIHIYTTGEGVAVIDVTTSYYIQSDLQDPRISISASIIKESLNSITVHNCMRWTGPTPSGMLLMEVERPTGFMTDVDKLNVQTTIKRQERNGRFHVLYFDSLAVNSQVCVDVKMDRSDPVVKSQACHVMVYDYYEPYQSSVTEQPVYEEPSCRDIPTAGLSRFDRWLRKEDGGVPSRCSGIESITMPMDRWMDGNGSVRVLTGTGVLKDVKEIEFNQIRNLKCTAVPPMRTYNQISLARCGMRCSANTECMIISYDHNLRTCYLLDTSPFDQSLWSTFVHDVGWSTYFAESPPGNQLIGINATLSSVNTEGWSVALRAIDGDLSTDHLRQPPCAHTALSTDNFWQMEFEMPAPVTAVDIYFRSDDCNERNINIWLYVCQTDTECAENTGTLCAFFGGPPVNPALPQRVTCDKAGYGRFLRLRQLTSPPGTNLQLCEIIAYS; encoded by the exons ATGCATCGGGATGGCTCATTCAGTGCTTTTGGGGAAAGCGATCTATCTGGTAGTACAtg GTTGACTGCTTTCGTCCTGAAGTGTTTTGGTCAAGCACGCTCAATAGTCAAAGTAGATGACCAGGTTTTGTCAAGATCTATGGTATGGCTTCTTGGGCAACAGGATCAAGACGGCTCCTTCAGAGAACCTGGGACGTCAATGAGATGGGTTGACCAa TCAGGAACACAGACCGGTGTTTCTCACACAGCGTTTATTTTGACCGCGATGCTCGAAAACAGAGGATTTAAATTAGTAGCA GATTCCCGCTTGAATAATGCAATCACAAAGGCAATGCATTATTTGGAGGCCCAGATCAACGACCCACACGACATGTATACTGTTGCGGTGTTATGTTACGCCATTGCGAAATCTGGCAGTAGCATAAGTCCGTCTTGCTTTAACAAATTACAAACTGGAGCTTTTAACCAag gAGACAAAACGTATTGGCAACATTCGCGGATGGTAAACAAACGGGCAAACTCGAGAATGGCACCGTCACGTGCTCCATCACGTGATATTGAAGCAACATCTTACGCTCTCCTGACATATAGTGAACTTGGAAAACTGAATGAGGGACGTAAGGTTGTCAACTGGCTTGTGTCACAGAGGAACCCGTCAGGCGGTTTTGCATCGACTCAG GATACTGTTGTGTCGCTTCAAGCTTTGTCCGAGTTTGCAGCCCGCTTTCCAATGAACCCGAGTTCATTTCCCAACTACGGACTGCATCTGAACACGACTGGAAATAATTTCGTGCATGAATATCAGATAACCCCGGCAACCTACGATACCACTTATAGTTTCGAG GTGCCATCTAACGTACCGAGCATACACATCTACACGACTGGTGAAGGAGTTGCGGTGATTGAC GTTACGACCTCGTACTATATCCAAAGCGATCTGCAAGACCCGCGCATCAGTATTTCTGCATCCATTATAAAGGAATCCCTCAACTCTATCACTGTGCACAACTGCATGCG TTGGACAGGACCGACGCCTAGCGGTATGCTGCTTATGGAAGTGGAAAGGCCAACTg GCTTCATGACGGATGTCGACAAACTCAACGTACAAACCACTATCAAACGACAGGAAAGAAACGGCCGGTTTCATGTTCTTTACTTTGATAGT ctaGCGGTAAATTCGCAAGTGTGTGTAGATGTCAAAATGGATCGTTCGGACCCTGTTGTGAAAAGCCAAGCATGTCATGTGATGGTATATGACTACTACGAGCCAT ATCAGTCGAGTGTTACGGAGCAGCCTGTGTACGAAGAACCATCATGCCGAGATATTCCAACGGCTGGTTTGAGTCGGTTCGACAGATGGTTGCGGAAGGAAGATGGTGGGGTGCCATCCCGGTGCAGTGGTATAGAGAGCATTACGATGCCAATGGACAGATGGATGGATGGGAATGGCTCGGTGAGGGTTTTGACTGGGACAGGCG TTTTAAAGGACGTAAAAGAAATTGAATTCAATCAAATTAGAAACCTCAAGTGCACAGCAGTGCCTCCAATGAGGACGTATAACCAGATCAGTCTTGCACGATGTGGAATGCGTTGCAGTGCCAACACCGAGTGTATGATCATCAGCTATGACCACAACCTACGGACATGCTATCTGCTAGACACAAGCCCATTCGACCAATCACTATGGTCGACGTTTGTCCACGACGTAGGCTGGTCTACTTACTTCGCAGAAAGTCCACCAG GAAATCAATTGATTGGTATTAATGCAACATTATCGAGTGTAAATACCGAAGGGTGGAGTGTGGCCCTCAGAGCCATCGACGGTGACTTGTCGACAGACCATTTACGCCAACCTCCTTGTGCCCACACTGCCTTGAGTACGGACAACTTCTGGCAGATGGAGTTTGAAATGCCTGCTCCTGTCACGGCTGTTGACATATATTTTCGATCCGATGACTGTA ACGAAcgaaatatcaacatttggCTGTATGTGTGTCAGACTGATACCGAATGTGCAGAGAACACAGGAACGCTATGTGCCTTCTTTGGTGGCCCTCCCGTCAACCCCGCCCTGCCGCAGAGGGTCACGTGTGACAAGGCCGGATATGGTCGGTTCCTCCGTCTGCGACAGTTGACGTCACCTCCGGGCACCAACCTTCAACTATGTGAAATAATCGCCTACTCCTAA